The bacterium sequence GCTCCTCCCAGACCGGATCGAAGTCCGTCTCACTGCGGAAACGAAAGTTGCGGACGTTCTGGATCGTCGCCCGATCGCCGTCGAAACTCACAGTGGCCGGGTGCGCCACATCGGCGGTCCAGACCCGATCGTTGCTGGGCTCGAGTGAGCCCCACCAGAAAAGGACCAGCAGGAAGAGCAGCCCGAAGCCAGCGAGGCCGCGCACGGCAGGCCGGACACGGAGCAGCAGGCCGAGCGACAGCACGACGAAGCCCAGGGCGAGCCCGCCCGCGGCCGGCCGGGACGTGGGGCCATCGAACCATACTGCAGCGCCACCCCAAAGAATCGCGAGCGCAACCGCTGCGCCGATCAGGATACGTATGAGTCGCATCCGGTGATTCAAGCATACGTGGCTGCAATCGCGAGGGGGAAGCGTACACTGCGCTACCCCCTCATCAGGAGTGCCCTCGAGTGAAGCCCCGGATCGTTCTCATCCTCTTGCTTGCAATGCTCTGCTGGGCCGGCTGCCTCAGCACTTCTCGAGAGAGCGCCATCGGCGATCAGGAGGCGGAGAAGGCCGAGAAGAGCATGGGGCTGGTCACGGATCCGATCCCGCTCGCCTATGTGCGCAGGATCGGCGAGCGACTCACCGCGGTCTCCTCGCGGCCGGAAGGGCCCTGGAGTTTCAAGATTGCGGATTCGGAGGAGCCGAACGCCTTCGCCCTGCCGGGAGGCCATGTCTATGTGACCCGGGGGCTGCTCGCCCTGATCAACTCCGAAGACGAGCTCGCCGGGGTGATCGGTCACGAGATCGGACATGTGACGGCACGCCATAGTGCAAAGCAGGTGGGAGCCGCCGTGCTGACGGCGCCCGTCACCCTGGCCAGCGCCATCACCGGAATGGCCGTTGGCCTGGTGAGCCCGCTGTTGCGCGATGTCGTAAAGGGAACCGGACAGCTCGTCACCAAGGGCCTGGTGCTCGCCCCCTTCGGACGGGTGCAGGAAACCAGGGCCGACGAGATCGGCCAGACCCTGGCCGCCCTGGCAGGCTACGACCCGGCGGGCCTGCCGCGCTTCCTGCATACCCTCGGGCGCGACATCGAGTTGCTGGGGGTCGATGAAAGCCATTTCCACTTCCTGAACAACCATCCGATGACAGAAGACCGCGTGGCGAAGACGGGAGCGAGGGCGAAGACATTGACGAGGGGAACGGGCGCTCCTCTGGCACACACGGCGGCGGAGTTGTTCGCCAAGCTCGATGGGCTGTTGGTCGGCGCCGACCCGGCACAGGGCGTGTTTCGGGAGAGTCTCTTCCTGCATCCGGGCCTCGATCTGGCGATCGACTTTCCCGAAGGCTGGGAGACCGTAAATACGCCCGAGGCAGCAGGCGCCGTGAATCCTGAGAAGGACGCGGCCGTGGCCCTGCGGCTGGTCGCCGCGGACACGACCCTCGATGCAGCGCTGGCAAAGGCCGCGAAAGAGCAGAAAGGCGTCGTGTTCGAACGCAGCAAGATCCGGGGGCTCCCGGCCGCGCGAACCCAGCATGCATCGGGCGGACACAACGCGGACATCACATTGATCGGCTTCCGTGGAGATGTCTTTGCAATCGTCGGACAGAGTTCGGAGAGGGACGCGAAATCCCTCGAGCCAATCTTCGAGAAGACCAGTCGCAGCTTTCGGGCGCTACGGTCCAGCGAGCGTGGGTCGATCCGCGAATCGCGCCTGCGCGTGCGCACGTCGCGCAGTCAGGAAACCGCCA is a genomic window containing:
- a CDS encoding M48 family metalloprotease, giving the protein MKPRIVLILLLAMLCWAGCLSTSRESAIGDQEAEKAEKSMGLVTDPIPLAYVRRIGERLTAVSSRPEGPWSFKIADSEEPNAFALPGGHVYVTRGLLALINSEDELAGVIGHEIGHVTARHSAKQVGAAVLTAPVTLASAITGMAVGLVSPLLRDVVKGTGQLVTKGLVLAPFGRVQETRADEIGQTLAALAGYDPAGLPRFLHTLGRDIELLGVDESHFHFLNNHPMTEDRVAKTGARAKTLTRGTGAPLAHTAAELFAKLDGLLVGADPAQGVFRESLFLHPGLDLAIDFPEGWETVNTPEAAGAVNPEKDAAVALRLVAADTTLDAALAKAAKEQKGVVFERSKIRGLPAARTQHASGGHNADITLIGFRGDVFAIVGQSSERDAKSLEPIFEKTSRSFRALRSSERGSIRESRLRVRTSRSQETASSLAKRTGSTWSAKELAVANGVEFEAHFFRGQSVKVAVPEPYSR